Part of the Fusobacterium sp. DD2 genome, AACTGCCTTAACTCTTCTTACATTTTCTTCAAAATCAAAGTGAGAAGCATCAATCATAGCTGATTTAGTACCTAATTTGATACCATTTACTATCTCATCATACTCTTCGTGGTGATCAAGGTGCATAGCAATAGGGATGTCATATTTTTCTGAACAAAGTTCTACAAGTTTAATAAAGAACTCAGGTCCTGCATATTTCATTGTTCCTGGAGTAGCAGCAACAATAACTGGAGATCTCAATTCAACAGCAGCCTCTACAACAGTTTGAATTGTTTCCATGTTGTGTACGTTGAAAGCAGGTACAGCATATTTTCCTTTTTGAGCGTCTAATAATAATTGTCTAGTTGAAACTAACATTTTTTGCCTCCTTAAAAATTAAATAAAATAATAAATTATTTGTTATATTCGTGAATTATTACACCTTTAACCACTCTGTTAACTTCACCAGTAGGACAAGGATTGTCAGGATTAATTCCTAATTTAGCTGATTTAATTAGAGATAGAAGTTGACCAAATACTAAGTATGAAAGTCCAGAGAATACCTCTTCCATAGCACCAACTTTTGCATCATTTAAAGTGAAGTAGTAATCACAGTTTGCTCTTACTTCTTTATCATCAACAGTGTCTAAAACTATAATTTTCTTTTTTCCACCTTCATGTTTGAACTCTTTTAATAGATCTAATTCATAGATTCTAGTATAAGGGTTATTTGACATCATACAAACAATAGCTGTTTTATCATTAACTATTGATTTAGGACCATGTCTGAATCCTAGGAATGTATTGAAGAAAGAAGCAAGTTTTCCAGCTGTAAGTTCAAGAACTTTTAATGAAACTTCTTCAGCAAGTCCTTTTAAAGCTCCATCTCCTAAGTAAACTATTCTTTCTATATCAAGGTCAGCTATAGTTTCTGCATCAGCAAATATCTTATCAAAATTCTTTTCAATAACATTTGAAACATAAGTAACTCTGTCTGCAAGTTTATCAAAATCCTGTCTTAAGAATACAAGTACTCCAGCAACAACCATTGAAGAGAAGCTTCCTGTCATTGCAAAACCTTTATCATTTGTCTCTTCAGGCATTAAAAGAAGATATTTATTATCTGAATCTTTTGCCATTTGAGCAAGTTTTCCTTCTGGGTTACATGTAATAAATACATGGTGTATATTTTTTACTAATTTGTCTGCTAATTTAATTGTAGCAACACTTTCAGGAGAGTTTCCTGATCTTGCACATGACACCATTATCATAGCTGCATCTTTATCTAAATATTGTTCAGGCATAGATACAATATCAGTAGTTGGGATAGATAATACTTCAATATCAACTTTGCTGTTTACATATGAGCATAAAGTATTTCCAACAAATTCTGAAGATCCTGCTCCAGTGAAGACAACTTTAATTTTGTCCCCTTTAACTTTGTCTATAAATTCACCAAGTGATTTTAGGTTATTTTTGATTATGTCCAATTCTTCTTTCCAGATAGAAGGTTGTTGTGCAATCTCTTTAAAAGTTATACAATTTTTTAATTCCATTTCTTATCAGACTCCTTTTTATTTATCCATAACAAGTGCAGCAGCACCTTTAATTCCAGCTTCTTCTTCTAATTCTCCAAATTTATATGCAATATTATCCATACTCATTCTAAGTGCATATTTTGGAAGATGTTTTTTCATAGTATCAACAATAATCTGTCCAGCTTTAGCAACTCCACCAGTTAAAATAATAACCTCTGGATTGATTATATTGATTAACATTCCAATACCTTGAGCCAGCTTATCACAGAAGAAATCAACTATTTCCATAGCAAATGGATCTCCTTTTTTAGCCAAATTAAATATATCTTTAGCTTCAAGTTTTTCTATATCACCATTTAATAGTTTATATAGTGCGTTGTCGTGATTTTCTTGAAGTCTTCTTTTACCCTCTCTTACAATTCCAGTAGCAGAGCAGTATGTTTCAAGACATCCTGTAAGTCCACAACCACATTTGTAACCATTCTTTTCAACTACAACGTGACCAAATTCTCCAGCTGCTCCATCAAGACCTTCAAGAATTTTTCCATTTATTATTATTCCAGCAGCAATACCAGTACCAATTGGTATAGTGATACTGTTTTTATAACCTCTTCCAGCACCAAACAGTGTTTCTCCAAGAGCAATAACTCTAACATCATTACCAACTTTTACAGGTTTACCTGAAATTTTTTCCATTAAATCCCTAGCTGGGAAATCATCATTCCAGGAAAAATTTG contains:
- a CDS encoding SIS domain-containing protein; its protein translation is MELKNCITFKEIAQQPSIWKEELDIIKNNLKSLGEFIDKVKGDKIKVVFTGAGSSEFVGNTLCSYVNSKVDIEVLSIPTTDIVSMPEQYLDKDAAMIMVSCARSGNSPESVATIKLADKLVKNIHHVFITCNPEGKLAQMAKDSDNKYLLLMPEETNDKGFAMTGSFSSMVVAGVLVFLRQDFDKLADRVTYVSNVIEKNFDKIFADAETIADLDIERIVYLGDGALKGLAEEVSLKVLELTAGKLASFFNTFLGFRHGPKSIVNDKTAIVCMMSNNPYTRIYELDLLKEFKHEGGKKKIIVLDTVDDKEVRANCDYYFTLNDAKVGAMEEVFSGLSYLVFGQLLSLIKSAKLGINPDNPCPTGEVNRVVKGVIIHEYNK
- a CDS encoding ROK family protein encodes the protein MSYYVGIDIGGTNVKLGILDECGQILKKKSIKTESKKGPENTFTRIWNTVKEMAEELNINIDDIISVGLGIPGPVINNSIVKIAANFSWNDDFPARDLMEKISGKPVKVGNDVRVIALGETLFGAGRGYKNSITIPIGTGIAAGIIINGKILEGLDGAAGEFGHVVVEKNGYKCGCGLTGCLETYCSATGIVREGKRRLQENHDNALYKLLNGDIEKLEAKDIFNLAKKGDPFAMEIVDFFCDKLAQGIGMLINIINPEVIILTGGVAKAGQIIVDTMKKHLPKYALRMSMDNIAYKFGELEEEAGIKGAAALVMDK